The nucleotide sequence AACGAAAAACACATCAAAAGTAAGTATTATAAGCACATATTTCTTAACGAGTTCATGCATCCACACAATAAGAATAACCTAACTATAACCAGCAAATAAATCCAAACAAATTAGTGAATCCAACACTTCATCACCTCATCACTATACACATAGATAACCCTAAACACACGATCATACAAGATCCTACAGTTCTATAAACCCTAACTCACGAaacttaaattaaataaaaaaaatcaacaagaatcataTCAAGAGACACTAGTCAGAGTCAAACTCACCTAACTGAGCAACAAGGGTGTAGCGATGACCTTCCGCCATAACCAAATCCTGAAAGGATGCTAGAACCGTGTGAGGGAATCGAGGTAGGGAGACCGGCCGATTAAAAATCCAATCCAACCTCCTGGTTTTTCGGTCCAACCGACCGGTTTCCAGTCCGACCTAAAATTTATGGAGAGATGTGTAAGAACAAAATCAGAATCGTGTGAACATGAATAGAACAAGTCAAGAGAGTTACTAGTACTTTTCGGCTGGCTGTTGTTCTTGAGCGAGTGTAGATTTGATTAGGAGAGCAGTTCGGAATCATATGCTCTATTGAAGAGATCTAATTAGGGCTTTTGAAGATTTGTTGTGATTTTGGGAGGCCAAAGAACATACTTGAAAGAGTTCCTGATTAGGGCTTTTAAGAGGAAATCATTTAGGATTGAAATCGGAAGCGGGATTGGTTGGGAGGGAATTATTTGGTGAAAATGAAACAAATTCATAAAAAGAAAAATCAATCAGGGGGAGTTGAAATTGGAAGCCGGATCAAGCTTGGGGGAAATTTTTGGATGAAAATTCCCGTCCACCAATTTCTGTGAGAGATACTCCGTATTATAGATAATGGTTGTAAAGGGGTGCTAAACAGGTCATGTTCGCGGGTTGGCGGATTTAACCCGACCCAAACCTGAAAATTTTAGATAAACCCAAACCCGAAAATCGtttcatacatatgaacccgaacctAACTCGAATATTCGCAGGCTGACTCGAACCCGAgccgttcaacccgaattttttttatttttttcagcaatttaatatattaaaattaacgTCTTCAAATTAGGGCTTTTGAAGATTTGTTGTAATTTTGGGAGGCCAAAGAATATACCGGAAAGAGTTCTTGTTAGGGCTTTTAAGAGGAAATCATTTAGGATTGAACTATTGTCCATTAAGATCCATTAAGACCTGCGATATGGTCCATTAAAATCCATTAAGATCtgcaatatggtccattaagacatataaGATCAACTAGTGTCCATAAAGATCCATTAAGGCCCGATATGGTCCACTCagacatgtatgatctactattgtccaTTATTATCCATTAGGGCCCGATATGGTCCACTCagacatgtatgatctactattgtccaTTATTATCCATTAGGGCCCAATATGGTCCACTTAGACATCTATAATCTACCATTGTCCATTGTGAACCATTAAGGCCTAACATTGTCCATTATGACATATGTGATCTCCTATTgcccattgtgatccattaagtaCCAATATGGTCTATTAAGACATTTATGATCTACCATTGTCCTTTAttatccattaaggcccaatatggtccattaagacatgtattaTCTACTGttgtccattgtgatccattaagcgccaatatggtccattaaaacAAGTATGCTCTACTATTGTGCAATATGATCCATTCAAGCCCAACACTGTCCATTAAGAGATGTATGATCTAatattgtccattgtgatccattaaggcccaatatggtccattaaaacATGTATGATCTACTGTTATCCATCGTGCTCCATTAAGGCCTAATATGTTCCATTAAAACATGTATGGTCAACTATTGTCCACTTTGATCCATTAAGGGACATAcggtccattaagacatatacGATCCACTATTTAGCCATTGTGACCTAGttaggcccaatatggtccattaacacATATATGA is from Helianthus annuus cultivar XRQ/B chromosome 9, HanXRQr2.0-SUNRISE, whole genome shotgun sequence and encodes:
- the LOC110877077 gene encoding uncharacterized protein LOC110877077; the protein is MIPNCSPNQIYTRSRTTASRKVGLETGRLDRKTRRLDWIFNRPVSLPRFPHTVLASFQDLVMAEGHRYTLVAQLDGFQDFEELEVCMEAHEIKWENFYRRIYFFRL